In the Jatrophihabitans endophyticus genome, one interval contains:
- a CDS encoding flagellar protein FlgN, with amino-acid sequence MTPTSLFGAGGDPAAAVRENACSTVASTLWRERELLEKLLFCLTSQQLVLSAGAVRWLTAADAQVREAVDALTGCELHRAIETDELARLLGLPGDASLDDIVTHADEPWNSLLADHRDALRDLVSEITAVTAENRRLLRAGADVVRETLERVGAVTPTYGPRGTTTAGSISLLLDRQA; translated from the coding sequence ATGACTCCCACGAGCCTGTTCGGCGCCGGCGGCGACCCCGCCGCCGCGGTGCGCGAGAACGCCTGCTCGACCGTCGCGTCGACGCTGTGGCGCGAGCGGGAGCTGCTGGAGAAGCTGCTGTTCTGCCTGACCAGCCAACAGCTCGTGCTGTCCGCCGGCGCCGTCCGGTGGCTGACCGCCGCCGACGCGCAGGTCCGCGAGGCCGTCGACGCCCTGACCGGCTGCGAGCTCCACCGCGCGATCGAGACCGACGAGCTCGCCCGCCTGCTGGGCCTGCCCGGCGACGCGTCCCTCGACGACATCGTCACCCACGCCGACGAGCCGTGGAACTCGCTGCTGGCCGACCACCGCGACGCCCTGCGCGACCTCGTCAGCGAGATCACCGCCGTCACCGCCGAGAACCGCCGGCTGCTGCGCGCCGGTGCCGACGTGGTCCGCGAGACCCTCGAGCGGGTCGGTGCGGTCACCCCGACCTACGGACCGCGCGGCACCACCACCGCCGGCTCCATCTCGCTGCTGCTGGACCGGCAGGCCTGA
- the fliW gene encoding flagellar assembly protein FliW, producing the protein MTTSVLSEPTTASTVRLVEPLPGFDDELDFTLIPIDPDGVLLAMRSMRNPGLRFVLTPAECFFEGYRPALGDAVATALGAASEADLRVLLVLTIAGDLTDATVNLRAPVIMARGGSAALQVVLDDETLSMHQPLLPTVAPH; encoded by the coding sequence ATGACCACAAGCGTGCTCAGCGAGCCGACCACTGCGTCCACCGTCCGCCTCGTCGAACCGTTGCCCGGTTTCGACGACGAGCTCGACTTCACCCTGATCCCGATCGACCCCGACGGGGTGCTGCTCGCGATGCGTTCGATGCGCAACCCCGGGCTGCGCTTCGTGCTCACCCCGGCCGAGTGCTTCTTCGAGGGCTACCGGCCCGCGCTCGGCGACGCCGTCGCGACCGCGCTCGGCGCGGCGTCCGAGGCCGACCTGCGGGTACTGCTGGTGCTCACGATCGCCGGCGACCTGACCGATGCCACGGTGAACCTCCGGGCGCCGGTGATCATGGCGCGCGGCGGTTCGGCCGCGCTCCAGGTCGTCCTCGACGACGAGACGCTGTCGATGCACCAGCCGCTGCTGCCCACGGTGGCTCCGCACTGA
- the flgK gene encoding flagellar hook-associated protein FlgK, whose amino-acid sequence MSNWFAGIGLAGSGLEAARYGLTVVGQNMTNAATVGYTRQTVQQAAVDMGTVTAVQTGRGSLGGVTVTGTARSTDAVLDARVRSEHALGQLADTSASQLVSAESIFGEPSDSGLAAQLDSFWKAWGPVASATTDASAASTRTVLLRDASTVVTTLNSMSTSLSNLVAGTAQSLSADVDTVNAAATQLAQVNGAIAIGTATGASVNSLLDQRDQLLDTLSKTGGATTTIETNGTATVTLGGQTLVTGDTAAAVSVDASYTVSVDGAAATVTSGTMGARIGALTTTFPSYQSSLDTVADALSSTVNNAMAGGYDQNGNAGTAMFSGSGAAGITLAITDPSAVAVSATAGTKDTSIALTLSQSALEAGSADSLYSAFIGNIAASSAAAQQRSTAQGAVSTYVDGLKQSMSGVSIDEEAANMLVYQQAFNASSRVLTAIDSMLDTLINHTGLVGRS is encoded by the coding sequence ATGAGCAACTGGTTCGCAGGGATCGGGCTGGCCGGCAGTGGGCTCGAGGCCGCCCGCTACGGGCTGACCGTCGTCGGCCAGAACATGACCAACGCCGCGACGGTCGGCTACACGAGGCAGACGGTGCAACAGGCCGCCGTCGACATGGGGACGGTGACCGCGGTGCAGACCGGGCGCGGCTCCCTCGGCGGTGTGACCGTCACCGGCACGGCTCGCAGCACCGACGCCGTGCTCGACGCCCGCGTCCGCTCCGAGCACGCGCTCGGTCAGCTCGCCGACACCTCGGCCTCGCAGCTCGTCAGCGCCGAGTCGATCTTCGGCGAGCCCAGCGACAGCGGCCTCGCCGCGCAGCTCGACTCGTTCTGGAAGGCCTGGGGCCCGGTCGCCTCGGCCACCACCGACGCCAGCGCGGCCTCGACGCGCACCGTGCTGCTCCGTGACGCCAGCACCGTCGTCACCACGCTGAACTCGATGAGCACGTCGCTGTCCAACCTGGTCGCCGGTACCGCGCAGAGCCTGTCCGCCGACGTCGACACCGTGAACGCCGCGGCAACCCAGCTCGCCCAGGTCAACGGCGCCATCGCGATCGGCACCGCCACCGGCGCCAGCGTGAACTCGCTGCTCGACCAGCGCGACCAGCTGCTCGACACGCTCAGCAAGACCGGCGGCGCGACCACCACCATCGAGACCAACGGGACCGCGACGGTCACCCTCGGCGGGCAGACCCTCGTCACGGGGGACACCGCGGCGGCGGTCAGCGTCGACGCGTCCTACACCGTCAGCGTGGACGGCGCCGCCGCGACCGTCACGAGCGGCACGATGGGCGCGCGCATCGGCGCGCTCACCACGACGTTCCCGTCCTACCAGAGCTCCCTCGACACCGTCGCCGACGCCCTCTCGAGCACGGTCAACAACGCGATGGCCGGCGGCTACGACCAGAACGGCAACGCCGGGACGGCGATGTTCAGCGGGTCCGGAGCAGCCGGCATCACGCTGGCGATCACCGACCCGTCCGCGGTGGCCGTGTCCGCGACCGCCGGCACGAAGGACACCTCCATCGCGCTGACGCTGTCGCAGTCCGCGCTCGAGGCCGGCTCGGCCGACTCGCTCTACAGCGCCTTCATCGGCAACATCGCGGCGTCCAGCGCGGCGGCCCAGCAGCGCAGCACCGCCCAGGGTGCGGTCTCGACGTACGTGGACGGCCTGAAGCAGTCGATGTCGGGCGTCAGCATCGACGAGGAGGCCGCGAACATGCTCGTGTACCAGCAGGCGTTCAACGCCTCGTCCCGTGTCCTGACCGCGATCGACAGCATGCTCGACACCCTGATCAACCACACCGGATTGGTGGGCCGCTCGTGA
- a CDS encoding adenylosuccinate synthase yields MPAIVLVGAQWGDEGKGKATDLLGSRIDGVVKFNGGNNAGHTIVIGSGEQRQKYALHLLPSGILTPGCVPIIGNGVVVDLGVLFEEIDGLEARGVDTSALKLSGSAHVIAPYNRTLDQVTERFLGKSRIGTTGRGIGPTYADKMARIGIRVQDLFDTEVLRAKVAGALNNKNQVLVKLYNRKAFDVETVVAELSSYADRLQPMVTDTSLLLQQMLDRGETVVLEAGQATLLDVDHGTYPFVTSSNATAGGACTGSGIPPTRISSVIAVIKAYTTRVGEGPFPTELHDDAGEFLRTNGAEFGTTTGRPRRCGWFDAVVGRYATRVNGVTDFVLTKLDVLTGLAEIPVCVAYDVDGVRYDELPMNQADFDRAVPIYETYPGWDEDISTAKTLDDLPRTCREYVEALETMIKAPISAIGVGPGRDETIAVRELLR; encoded by the coding sequence TTGCCCGCAATCGTGCTGGTCGGCGCCCAGTGGGGCGACGAAGGCAAGGGCAAGGCCACCGACCTGCTCGGCAGCCGCATCGACGGCGTCGTCAAGTTCAACGGCGGCAACAACGCCGGGCACACCATCGTCATCGGCAGCGGTGAGCAGCGGCAGAAGTACGCCCTGCACCTGCTGCCGTCCGGCATCCTCACGCCCGGCTGCGTCCCCATCATCGGCAACGGCGTCGTCGTCGACCTCGGGGTGCTGTTCGAGGAGATCGACGGCCTCGAGGCCCGTGGCGTCGACACGTCGGCACTCAAGCTCAGCGGGTCGGCGCACGTCATCGCGCCGTACAACCGCACGCTCGACCAGGTCACCGAGCGTTTCCTCGGCAAGTCCAGGATCGGGACGACCGGGCGCGGCATCGGCCCGACGTACGCCGACAAGATGGCCCGCATCGGCATCCGGGTGCAGGACCTCTTCGACACCGAGGTGCTGCGCGCCAAGGTCGCCGGCGCGCTCAACAACAAGAACCAGGTGCTGGTCAAGCTCTACAACCGCAAGGCGTTCGACGTCGAGACCGTCGTCGCCGAGCTCTCGTCCTACGCCGACCGGCTGCAGCCGATGGTCACCGACACCTCGTTGCTGCTGCAGCAGATGCTCGATCGCGGCGAGACCGTCGTCCTCGAGGCCGGTCAGGCCACGCTGCTGGACGTCGATCACGGCACCTACCCGTTCGTCACCTCGTCCAACGCGACGGCCGGGGGGGCCTGCACGGGCAGCGGCATCCCGCCCACGCGCATCAGCAGCGTCATCGCCGTGATCAAGGCGTACACCACGCGTGTCGGCGAAGGGCCGTTCCCCACCGAGCTGCACGACGACGCGGGCGAGTTCCTGCGCACCAACGGCGCCGAGTTCGGCACCACGACGGGCCGACCGCGCCGCTGCGGCTGGTTCGACGCCGTCGTGGGCCGGTACGCGACGCGCGTCAACGGCGTCACCGACTTCGTCCTCACCAAGCTCGACGTGCTCACCGGACTGGCCGAGATCCCGGTCTGCGTCGCGTACGACGTCGACGGCGTCCGCTACGACGAGCTGCCGATGAACCAGGCCGACTTCGACCGCGCCGTCCCGATCTACGAGACCTACCCGGGCTGGGACGAGGACATCTCGACGGCCAAGACGCTCGACGACCTGCCTCGCACCTGCCGCGAGTACGTCGAGGCGCTCGAGACGATGATCAAGGCGCCGATCTCCGCGATCGGGGTCGGTCCGGGCCGCGACGAGACGATCGCGGTGCGCGAGCTGCTGCGCTGA
- a CDS encoding AMP-binding protein: MTILPASLPSVSVAGRTIAGDDLREAAGAVADRVAGAGVAAVEATASLETVVAVVGCLLAGVPVVPVPPDSGPREREHLLTDSGAELVLGGEASGAVPVDVAARSTSSWAEPAEGTALIMYTSGTTGPPKGAVLSRRAVAACLDGLRDAWAWTPDDTLVHGLPLFHVHGLVLGVLGALRAGSPLVHTGRPTPAAYAGAGGTLYFGVPTVWGRIAADPGAAAALRAARLLVSGSAALPAPVFDALAAGAGQGPVERYGMTETLITLAGRVDGPRHAGRVGVALPGVGTRLVGAGDDGIGELQVRGATLFDGYRNRPPALDADGWFDTGDSARETAEGWQLVGRTRDDLIKTGGYRLGAGEVEAALLDHPAVAECAVVGVADDDLGQRVVAYVVGIGDAVSGQTLIDHVATQLSVHKRPREVRFVASLPRNAMGKIQKSRLA, from the coding sequence GTGACCATCCTGCCCGCGTCGCTGCCGAGCGTGAGCGTGGCGGGTCGGACCATCGCCGGCGACGACCTGCGCGAGGCCGCCGGGGCGGTGGCGGACCGGGTCGCGGGGGCAGGGGTGGCGGCGGTCGAGGCGACGGCGTCGCTCGAGACGGTGGTGGCCGTCGTGGGGTGCCTGCTGGCCGGCGTCCCCGTCGTGCCCGTCCCGCCGGACTCCGGCCCGCGCGAGCGGGAACACCTGCTGACCGACTCCGGCGCCGAGCTCGTTCTCGGCGGCGAGGCGTCCGGCGCCGTGCCCGTCGACGTCGCGGCCCGCTCGACGTCCTCGTGGGCGGAGCCGGCCGAGGGCACCGCGCTGATCATGTACACGTCCGGGACGACGGGGCCGCCGAAGGGCGCGGTGCTGTCGCGTCGCGCGGTCGCCGCCTGCCTGGACGGCCTGCGTGACGCCTGGGCGTGGACGCCGGACGACACGCTCGTGCACGGGCTGCCGCTGTTCCACGTGCACGGTCTCGTGCTCGGGGTGCTGGGCGCGCTGCGGGCGGGGTCGCCGCTGGTGCACACCGGCCGGCCCACCCCCGCCGCGTACGCGGGCGCGGGCGGCACGCTGTACTTCGGCGTCCCGACGGTGTGGGGACGGATCGCCGCGGATCCCGGGGCCGCGGCGGCGCTGCGGGCGGCCCGGCTGCTCGTGTCCGGCAGCGCGGCCCTGCCCGCCCCGGTGTTCGACGCGCTCGCCGCCGGCGCCGGCCAGGGCCCGGTGGAGCGCTACGGCATGACCGAGACGCTCATCACGCTCGCGGGTCGGGTGGACGGCCCGCGGCACGCCGGGCGCGTGGGCGTCGCGCTGCCCGGCGTGGGGACGCGGCTCGTGGGCGCGGGCGACGACGGCATCGGCGAGCTGCAGGTACGGGGCGCGACCCTGTTCGACGGATACCGCAACCGGCCGCCCGCGCTCGACGCCGACGGCTGGTTCGACACCGGTGACTCCGCCCGCGAGACGGCCGAGGGCTGGCAGCTCGTGGGGCGGACCCGCGACGACCTCATCAAGACCGGCGGCTACCGGCTCGGCGCCGGCGAGGTCGAGGCGGCATTGCTCGACCACCCGGCCGTCGCCGAGTGCGCGGTCGTCGGGGTCGCCGACGACGACCTCGGGCAGCGCGTCGTCGCCTACGTGGTCGGCATCGGGGACGCGGTCTCGGGGCAGACGCTGATCGACCACGTCGCGACCCAGCTGTCGGTGCACAAGCGGCCGCGCGAGGTGCGCTTCGTCGCCTCGCTGCCGCGCAACGCCATGGGCAAGATCCAGAAGTCGCGCCTCGCCTGA
- a CDS encoding sigma-70 family RNA polymerase sigma factor → MFKQTAAESAFNGSADQARPVTDREIDALVRRHLPLVGHIVRETLGRVPAHVSRDDLVSAGMYALAAAAKAFDPSHSVTFASYAAIRIRGAIADELRSRDWASRSVRGKARELEQVRNHLATTLGRLPSREEVAQGMGVTVREVDNVEADTHRASLLSLQALTPQDSDELVPAAGDDPEGLLVRREQLGYLRDAVEELPERLRTVVRGYFFEQRKMVDIAAELGVTESRVSQLRSEALGMLRAGMKAADGEVETVEVPKQGRLNSRETARAAYAAAVSARSTLASRLAASNLLGEPVAAGHAAVAVG, encoded by the coding sequence GTGTTCAAGCAGACCGCCGCCGAGAGCGCTTTCAACGGTTCGGCCGACCAGGCTCGTCCGGTCACCGACCGCGAGATCGACGCCCTGGTGCGCCGCCACCTTCCGCTCGTGGGGCACATCGTCCGCGAGACGCTCGGCCGCGTGCCGGCCCACGTGAGCCGCGACGACCTCGTGTCCGCCGGTATGTACGCCCTGGCCGCCGCCGCCAAGGCCTTCGACCCGTCGCACTCGGTCACCTTCGCGAGCTACGCTGCCATCCGCATCCGCGGCGCCATCGCCGACGAGCTGCGCAGCCGGGACTGGGCCAGCCGCTCCGTCCGCGGCAAGGCTCGCGAGCTCGAGCAGGTCCGCAACCACCTGGCGACCACGCTCGGCCGGCTGCCCAGCCGCGAGGAGGTCGCGCAGGGCATGGGCGTCACCGTCCGTGAGGTCGACAACGTCGAGGCCGACACCCACCGCGCGTCGCTCCTGAGCCTGCAGGCCCTGACCCCGCAGGACAGCGACGAGCTGGTGCCCGCCGCGGGCGACGACCCCGAGGGTCTGCTCGTCCGCCGCGAGCAGCTCGGCTACCTTCGCGACGCGGTCGAGGAGCTGCCGGAGCGCCTGCGGACCGTCGTGCGCGGCTACTTCTTCGAGCAGCGCAAGATGGTCGACATCGCCGCCGAGCTCGGCGTGACCGAGTCGCGGGTGTCCCAGCTGCGCTCCGAGGCGCTCGGCATGCTCCGCGCGGGCATGAAGGCCGCCGACGGCGAGGTCGAGACCGTCGAGGTGCCCAAGCAGGGCCGGCTCAACAGCCGCGAGACCGCGCGTGCCGCGTACGCCGCCGCCGTGTCCGCCCGCTCCACGCTCGCGTCCCGCCTGGCCGCCTCGAACCTGCTCGGCGAGCCGGTCGCGGCCGGTCACGCCGCCGTCGCCGTCGGCTGA
- a CDS encoding flagellin N-terminal helical domain-containing protein, giving the protein MSLRINTNVAALNAYNNLSTNQSKLESAFSQLSSGLRINKAADDASGLAISQGLTSQINGLTQATSNAKDATNVAQIADGALGTAQDVLQRMRTLVVQASNSGTQDQTSLTAIQSEITALNSQLDGISSQTKFGTKNLLDGTYNGTFQIGANASDTMSLDLTGAGTDSTTLGTNGIDVTASTTGALASIDAALSSVSGTRATIGATQNQLSYTVNNLQTAITNVSASRSNLTDADLATQVTAMTQQQVLTNAATSVLAQANSAPQAILKLLQ; this is encoded by the coding sequence ATGAGTCTTCGTATCAACACCAACGTCGCCGCGCTCAACGCGTACAACAACCTGTCGACGAACCAGAGCAAGCTCGAGAGCGCGTTCAGCCAGCTCTCCTCGGGCCTGCGCATCAACAAGGCAGCCGACGACGCCTCGGGCCTGGCCATCAGCCAGGGTCTGACCAGCCAGATCAACGGCCTCACCCAGGCCACCAGCAACGCCAAGGACGCCACCAACGTCGCGCAGATCGCGGACGGCGCCCTCGGTACCGCGCAGGACGTCCTCCAGCGCATGCGGACCCTGGTCGTCCAGGCGTCCAACTCGGGCACGCAGGACCAGACCTCGCTCACCGCGATCCAGAGCGAGATCACCGCCCTCAACTCCCAGCTCGACGGCATCTCCTCGCAGACCAAGTTCGGCACCAAGAACCTGCTGGACGGCACGTACAACGGCACCTTCCAGATCGGTGCCAACGCGTCCGACACGATGTCGCTCGACCTGACCGGCGCCGGGACCGACTCCACCACCCTCGGCACCAACGGCATCGACGTCACCGCCTCCACCACGGGTGCGCTGGCCTCGATCGACGCCGCCCTGAGCAGCGTCTCCGGCACGCGGGCCACCATCGGTGCGACGCAGAACCAGTTGTCCTACACGGTCAACAACCTGCAGACCGCCATCACCAACGTCAGCGCCTCGCGGTCGAACCTGACCGACGCCGACCTGGCCACCCAGGTCACGGCGATGACGCAGCAGCAGGTCCTGACGAACGCCGCCACCTCGGTGCTGGCGCAGGCCAACTCGGCCCCGCAGGCCATCCTCAAGCTGCTCCAGTAG
- a CDS encoding DUF3151 domain-containing protein, whose protein sequence is MTHFGNLMAPPTKLPEDPAVARLAAGDDPASVAAAFPTSSAAWATLAGEALEHGRAVEGYAYARTGYHRGLDALRRAGWKGQGPVPWEHEPNRGVLRAIHLLGRAAGEIGETDEAQRCAQLLADSDPDAVTALG, encoded by the coding sequence ATGACGCACTTCGGCAACCTGATGGCCCCGCCGACCAAGCTCCCCGAGGACCCGGCCGTCGCGCGCCTGGCCGCCGGGGACGACCCGGCCTCGGTCGCTGCGGCCTTCCCCACGTCCTCCGCGGCCTGGGCCACGCTCGCGGGGGAGGCGCTGGAGCACGGCCGCGCCGTCGAGGGGTACGCCTACGCGCGCACCGGCTACCACCGCGGTCTGGACGCGCTGCGGCGCGCCGGCTGGAAGGGTCAGGGCCCGGTGCCGTGGGAGCACGAGCCGAACCGGGGCGTCCTGCGCGCGATCCACCTGCTCGGCCGCGCCGCCGGCGAGATCGGCGAGACCGACGAGGCGCAGCGCTGCGCCCAGCTGCTCGCCGACAGCGATCCGGACGCCGTCACCGCCCTCGGCTGA
- the flgL gene encoding flagellar hook-associated protein FlgL: MNVTRVTLIGQSSQSLSNVQSAAARLASMQNQLSSGKRITTSSDDPGGTVTAMGLRSTLSRSDQYADASSDALAWLSTAESAYSQSVDVLTKARTLVVQALNSGTNDASSNAAMAAQLDGLRSTLLTMANSSYDGRPVFGGTTAGSVAYDASGSYVGDDGTVARVIAPRTTVSVAATGPQVFGSDDDGTSVFTMLSQLSDTLRNSPGSLTGTALDDMDAALSRVSSAQAAEGSTYQQVQRVTTARTTSDSSVTARLSEIEQVDYADMAIKTASANLAYNASIQTTANIGRHSLLDFLS; the protein is encoded by the coding sequence GTGAACGTCACCCGCGTCACCCTCATCGGGCAGTCCTCGCAGTCGCTGTCGAACGTGCAGTCGGCGGCGGCGCGCCTCGCGTCGATGCAGAACCAGCTCTCGTCCGGCAAGCGGATCACGACGTCGTCCGACGACCCGGGCGGCACCGTCACCGCGATGGGACTGCGCAGCACGCTGTCGCGCAGCGACCAGTACGCCGACGCGTCCAGCGACGCCCTCGCGTGGCTCTCGACCGCCGAGTCGGCGTACTCGCAGAGCGTGGACGTCCTCACCAAGGCGCGCACGCTCGTCGTGCAGGCCCTCAACAGCGGCACCAACGACGCGTCGAGCAACGCGGCGATGGCCGCCCAGCTGGACGGCCTGCGCTCGACGCTGCTGACCATGGCGAACTCGAGCTACGACGGGCGGCCGGTCTTCGGCGGGACGACGGCCGGCTCGGTCGCGTACGACGCGTCGGGCAGCTACGTCGGCGACGACGGCACGGTCGCGCGGGTCATCGCGCCCCGGACCACGGTCTCGGTGGCCGCCACCGGGCCGCAGGTCTTCGGCTCCGACGACGACGGCACGTCCGTCTTCACCATGCTGAGCCAGTTGTCCGACACCCTGCGCAACTCCCCCGGCTCGCTCACCGGCACCGCTCTCGACGACATGGACGCCGCCCTGAGCCGGGTCTCGAGCGCGCAGGCCGCCGAGGGCTCGACCTACCAGCAGGTCCAGCGCGTGACCACGGCCCGCACCACGAGCGACTCGTCGGTCACCGCCCGACTGAGCGAGATCGAGCAGGTCGACTACGCCGACATGGCGATCAAGACCGCGTCGGCGAACCTCGCCTACAACGCGTCGATCCAGACCACCGCCAACATCGGGCGACACTCGCTGCTCGACTTCCTGAGCTGA
- the csrA gene encoding carbon storage regulator CsrA encodes MLILTRRAGENVVVGDDIVISVIEVRGDAVRIGIQAPRSLAVHREEVWLELQKANSEAASPSDDAIGATLERLRARADRPNDPPRG; translated from the coding sequence GTGCTGATCCTGACACGGCGGGCCGGGGAGAACGTGGTCGTCGGCGACGACATCGTGATCTCGGTGATCGAGGTACGCGGCGACGCCGTGCGCATCGGCATCCAGGCGCCGCGCTCGCTGGCTGTCCACCGCGAGGAGGTGTGGCTGGAGCTGCAGAAGGCGAACTCCGAGGCCGCGTCCCCGAGCGACGACGCGATCGGCGCCACGCTGGAACGGCTGCGGGCCCGCGCCGACCGGCCGAACGACCCGCCGAGGGGCTGA
- the fbaA gene encoding class II fructose-bisphosphate aldolase, with product MPIATPESYADMLDRAKAGGFAYPAINCTSSETINAALKGFADAGSDGIIQFSTGGAEFGSGLAVKEMVTGAVALAEFAHVVAAKYDVQVALHTDHCPKDKLDAYVRPLLAVSQERVDRGEAPLFQSHMWDGSAIELEENLDIAADLLARAARAHIVLELEIGVVGGEEDGVHGGGPNNEKLYTTPGDALLTAEKLGTGERGRYLLAATFGNVHGVYKPGNVKLRPAILKELQDEVGGTVGRGAPFDLVFHGGSGSTLDEIREAVSYGVVKMNVDTDTQYAFTREIAGHMFTNYDGVLKVDGEVGNKKAYDPRSYLKLAESGMAQRVVEACEALQSAGTSATGG from the coding sequence ATGCCGATCGCAACCCCCGAGAGCTACGCCGACATGCTCGACCGCGCGAAAGCCGGCGGCTTCGCGTACCCGGCCATCAACTGCACGTCCTCGGAGACGATCAACGCCGCGCTCAAGGGCTTCGCCGACGCCGGCAGCGACGGCATCATCCAGTTCTCCACCGGCGGCGCGGAGTTCGGCTCGGGCCTCGCGGTCAAGGAGATGGTGACCGGCGCGGTCGCGCTCGCCGAATTTGCCCACGTCGTCGCCGCGAAGTACGACGTCCAGGTCGCCCTCCACACCGACCACTGCCCCAAGGACAAGCTGGACGCCTACGTCCGCCCGCTGCTCGCCGTGTCGCAGGAGCGGGTCGACCGGGGCGAGGCGCCGCTGTTCCAGTCCCACATGTGGGACGGCTCGGCGATCGAGCTCGAGGAGAACCTCGACATCGCGGCGGACCTGCTGGCGCGAGCGGCCCGGGCGCACATCGTGCTCGAGCTCGAGATCGGCGTCGTCGGCGGCGAGGAGGACGGCGTCCACGGCGGTGGGCCGAACAACGAGAAGCTCTACACCACGCCCGGCGACGCGCTGCTGACCGCCGAGAAGCTGGGCACCGGCGAGCGCGGGCGCTACCTGCTCGCCGCGACGTTCGGCAACGTGCACGGCGTCTACAAGCCCGGCAACGTCAAGCTCCGTCCCGCGATCCTGAAGGAGCTGCAGGACGAGGTCGGCGGCACGGTCGGCCGCGGTGCGCCGTTCGACCTCGTCTTCCACGGCGGGTCGGGCTCGACGCTCGACGAGATCCGCGAGGCCGTCTCGTACGGCGTCGTGAAGATGAACGTCGACACCGACACCCAGTACGCGTTCACCCGCGAGATCGCGGGGCACATGTTCACGAACTACGACGGCGTGCTGAAGGTCGACGGTGAGGTCGGGAACAAGAAGGCCTACGACCCGCGCTCCTACCTCAAGCTGGCCGAGTCCGGCATGGCGCAGCGCGTCGTCGAGGCCTGCGAGGCCCTGCAGTCGGCCGGCACGTCGGCCACTGGCGGCTGA